GCTGGGGGACCTTTCCCGTgggctttcttcctttctctctttgcctttaGTTTGCCCGACACCAGCAGAAAAGTGGACCTTGGGGGCTGGTTCTGCTCCCGGCCCCCTTGTTCGGCCCCTGCCGGCACACGGGCGGCTCACCCTGGACACTGTGATGCGCATGGGCAAGGCCAGCGCCCGGGGCTTCTGAACCGAGCGGGgcgtttcgttttgtttttgcttttccccGTCTTAGGCTCCCGATCTTTGACTGCCTTCCCATGGCGATCTGTaagttgaaagatttttttttaatcacctcATGATGATGGAGTTAAAAGTAAACCGTGCAGACCCTGGGGTCCCTGTTGTGCGCTGTGTCGTCCTGCTGGCCCTGTGCCCTGGAGGGTGGGCGGCTTATGGTGCCACAGCCCCTGGCAGGGACGGCCGGCCCGCCCCGGTAACTGATGGACAGATGCAGGATGACCGAGGCAGCCCTCGCTCCAGCTGAACGCTTCCACTGCTGCTGGTTCTGGAGACCCCCGCCCCCGGACCTCCTAGACTTAGAAGAACAAACTGAAGAACAGACCCAGCCAGAGAAGCAGGGATTCCAGAAGCTGCCCACAAAGGCCAGAAGCTGCCCatgaagggaggaggagaggatcTGGTCGGCAGCAGCCCCGAGCAGGAAGCTGGAGTGGGGACTGTTGCGGGGTTTTTCTGTTgtggtttattttattaaattctttccttttttctattcatttcgaTGGACGCAATCTTAAGCCACCCTGGCCTTGTTCCTAGCAGGTGAATGTGCACAGGTGTGTAGAGGTCGGAAGGCGCCGTCCAGGTGTGCGGCGAGCCACCACGCACACGACTTCAGGATTTCCGTTTGGGTCTAGTTTAGAACCTGTCCTTAAACCTAGGGGTTGCTGTCAGGATTTGCTTTCAGACTTTTTTTGGAACTCCCTTTAGagtctacaaaaatgttttaaaaggatcaGGTCtgcttttagtttcatttttgtttctttcccatCCCACTCTTTAAAAACTGGATCCATGAGGAAAGGCAGAAGCCGTTCTGTGTCTCCTTCACGCTGGGCCGGCTTCTTGGCTGGTGCGAGGGCATCCTGTGCCCACGTACATGCATGTGTCTCCGTGAGGACTGGGTTCCACCGGTCCCAATTGAGCTCCAGCCCTGGTTTTTCTACCCATGCAGTTAgggaatttaatttaatttttttttttgtagggccGCCGCCTTCAAAACTGCTACAACGTTCTAATAAAGGCTCATTTAACCCCCAGGCTCCTGTCGTGTGAATATCCTCAGTCTGTAGGAAACTTTTTTGATACACCATAGAAGACCTAGTTTTGGAAAATAtcatctaattttttgttgtgCAAACCCCCAAATTTctcactgatttttgtttttttgtgcatAACTTGGATGGGCTGAAGAAGGTgagggcagggtggggaagggtggCTTTCATTCCAAGATCCAGGGAtttggggaaaaggaaggaatttGATGTTttttggggtgggaggggagggtgtGTTttttacaccaaaaaaaaaaaaaaaaaaaaaaattcaagagtaTGCAAGCATTTCTATTCTTCGCATTTTTCTGTGTGCCTGGCAAATAAATACCTGTCTCCTACGACCCTGAGCTGTTAGCCCTCTCTGTTCCACGACAGGGGCCAGATCTTCCAGCTCCTCCTGGAAGGAGCACCCAGGCTGGCTTCTTCCCACTGAAAGCCCTGCCCAGCAAAGCAACCTCAGTTCTATGCAGTGGCTGGGGATCAGGCATCCAGGCCAAAGTCATCTCTGCGTGCTGCAGCTTGGGTCAGCTGGGTCTGACCAGGGGGCCAGATCCGAGCCGCACCCGCCGGCCCTCAGCCCCagctccagctcctgacctctcCCAGCCTGGCCCGGCTGTCCCTCCAGGGCTGATGACTGTCAACCCGTCCTTATGGACTGCTGCCCCTTGAAAGGGAGAGGGTCAGCCCCAGGTCCCCAGGGAGTATTCCATCAGGGACAACGTACATACtgtgatacaatttttttttatagtttcaggggGCAAAAGTGTGAGATGCCTtaatctttccttcatttctgctgTCTCGAGCACTCTAGCCCATTATTTCCTTTCAGTTCCTTGCAGCATAACCTCTATGATAAGCCCCAAGCGGGTTGTTGTATGATGACGTTTATGATGTTCCAGGTGAAGGCATTATTAAGTACCTCTCTGGGTGTGGGATTTGGATTCATCAGGATAGCTATTGATTGATGTTTAGGGTGTTCTACCCGCAGCAAAGCACACCCTCAAAACCGGCCAGTGCCTGGTCTTGGTCTCTCTTGAGAGCCCTACCAGGATCAGGTTCCTGCAAGCCGTCAGAATGTGGGAGCCCCCAGCCCAAATGATTGTAACTATCCCCTGTTATCTGTGACATGAACCTCCAACAGCACCTGGAAACTTCGTTCTGTCGGCTGCCCTGTAGAGAGGGCTGGGGAGATCTCAGAGTTCACACCTCACTTGTTGTAGTGGAGATGGGGGGTAGGGTTTGGAATGGCCAAGTGCCCTTGGAGCCTCCCACAGCTATGGCCGTCTTGACCTCATCCCAGGAACTCTACGGTGACATCAAGAACCATCTCTGACAAGGTCTGTAGCAGCCCTTCTCAGGGTGGAACAGTCCACAGTGCTAGTGGCTCCTGATCTTTCCTGTATCCGCGGACCTTGTTGAAGCAAAAACTTCAGGGCAGAGGGAATGGGGCGACCCAGTGGCAGCCCCACTGGGCCCCGTGGCTGCCACTCTCCTATTGGATGCAGAGGCAGGGGAAAGACTTCTCTATACAAATATTCTCATCACAGGGGTCGCCATCACAGAAGGGATGATCCTTGCTGCTCTGCCATAGGGTTTTTGATGCCGAGCTATGCTGCAGATGACGTTAACCTGAAGAACTTGGACTGAGCTTTTAAAAAAGGACAGCAAACAATTTTATAATCCTTAAAGTGTAATAGACGGTTACACTAGTGCAGGGTATTGGGGGGGCTCTTCGGGGGTGGAGGCTGTCACTTGTATTTATTGTGACTCTAAATCTTTGAtagtaaaacaaatgtaaaaagaaatgtttgccaCCAGATGGGAATAGAAGTTCCAGTAAGCAGGCTGGAATGGGTGGCTATACGTTGTATCACGAGGAAGTTTTAGACTCTGAAGGATAATAAATGGATGATGTGTCAACTGAACTTTTCTTTTGTCCCTTCTGCCCTGGCTTCTCTGTAGTGTTTCGTCCTAGCTTCCAAGGCAGGTTAGAGGGAGATGGAGGATGACCCTTTGTTAATTAGAGAAGCAAAGGGCGGGGTGCACCTGCTGCTGGGGCCTGATGGAGTCCCCACAGCTCCTCTCCTCTGGAGCTTTGTGGGCAACTTACCCCATGGGCTGGGAGAGAGGAATGAGAATCGGtggggactgggtgtggtggcttacatctgtaatcccagcactttgggaggctgaggtgggtggatcacctgaggtcaggagttggataccagcctggccaacatggtgaaaccccatctctgctaaaaatacagaaattggctggatgtggtggtgggtgcctgtaatcccagctacttgggaggctgacgcaggagaatcacatgaacccaggaagcaaaagttgcagtgagccaagattgcaccactgcagtatagcctgggtaacagaccatgactccgtctcaaaaaaaaaatctcagtgggGTTTGCTCGTCTTTGCCTCATcagcagggtctcactgttgctcaggctgcagtgcagtggtttgatctcagctcactgcagcctcaaacttcctaggctcaggtgatcctcacatctcagcctcctcagtagctgggactatgggcatgcaccaccacacccagctaattttcatattttttgtaaagacacaattttgccatgttgcccatggctggtctcgaagtcctggactcaagcagtcctctcaccttggcctcccaaagtgctgggattacaggtgtgcgtcaccacacctggccccgtTTTTTGTCTTTGAAGCATCCCTGCCTCTGGCCTGGGAGCTGATACCTTCCCCACAGCTCCCAAGTGCCTGGTCTTATGGGCACAGAGCTGGTAGAGGACATGGTAGAAACTGAACCCCAGCCTGTCCCACTCCACCTGTGACATGTCTGGACTGGTGTCCCAGACACCAGTACTGACCAtgataaatttttttgagacaggtttgttctgtcccccagactggagtgcagtagcacgatcttggctcattgcaacctccgcctcccaggttctagcgattctcctgcctcagtctcctgagtagctgggattacaggtgccgccaccaccatgcccagctaatttttgtatttttagtggagatggggtttcaccatgttggccaggctggtctcaaactcctgaagtgatccgccagccttggcctcccaaagtgctggcattacaggcatgagccactgcacctggcttataaaaatgattttttatttttgagataggctctcactctgttgcccgggctagagtgcaaagcatagtcatagctcactgcagcctcaaactggggctcaggtgatcctcccacctcagcctactgtgTAGCTGGAGCCACAGGCTTGCTACAAGCATTTCTCACTTGGCCTGAGAAACATTCCTATGGGGTGCTGTCTCCTGGGCTTGGCTCTTGGTCCCTCGTGAGGCTCTGCTTCCCTGGATTGGGCACAAGCTCCTCAGTGCAGGTGGGGCAGATCCAAGGAGCAGTCCTGGGTCATGGTCTCAAATAGCTTCTCCAGCTGAGAAAATGGGACACTCCCCTCATCCCTGATGCCTCATCCCCAACATCTCGTCCTCTCTGAATTGAGCCTTGGGTCTATGGCCACATGGCAGGCAGAGACCCTGGCCCCTGCTCCCACAGATTCATTGGTAGAGGGCATGCACTATGCCCTGGGCCCTGGAGATGTGGCAGGAACTATCCAGACAGAAACATATCGTAGCACCTTGAGAGGAGGGCATGGGGTGACATTTTAGGCAAGTCTTGAAGAGGAGAAGAGTGCCAGGAGTCTGCAAAGCCTCAGAGATAGGAGCCAGCATGGCAGATCAAGAACAAAAAAGGCAGTGTGGTGGGACTGGGTGGGAAGACAGGGGCAAGGGTGTGGGTTTTAGCTAAATGCAGTGGGAGCCTAGGGAAGGCCCTGGGCTCAGTCCTCCAGCCATGCCCACTACCCCAAGGATGGGGTTTTGCCCCCATTTTCCAggtggggagtctgaggcatggcCCCAATTAGGAGCGGCACCCTTCGACTAAACCAGAGGGCCTGGGGgctaggttttctttctttttgtttttgaggcagagtcttgctctgttgcccaggctggagtgcattggtgggatcttggctcactgcaacctccacttcccaggttcaagtgattctcctgctcagcctcccgagtagctaggactacaggtacaagccacccatgcccggctaaattttgtatttttagtagagatggggttttactatgttagccaggctggactcaaactcctgacctcaagtgattcgcctcccaaagtgctgggattacaggcgtgagccaccatgcccggccccaggAGCTAGGTTTTCTACCTCCACTCTGATGTGGTCCAGCCAAAACTGGAGGCTAGGCACTGCCCCTCTTttagcctcggtttcctcatctgcaaaactgaAGGGGACAGGGCCATACCCTATTTGGAGGGATGAAGATAGAGCTGGCACTGCATCCGCAGGGCACCAGAAAGCCATTGACACTGAGTGAgcaggggctgggcatggggaGACCCACCAGAGGAGCAGCTATGTGGGGCTCATATGCAGGTAGGCAGGATTAGGATTTCCTAATAGACCTAATACATTTCCCCATATACCCTAAATGGGAGCCACTCCCAGGCTCTGTGGGGTCCTCTCTCGATTTTCTCCTTAATTCTccatctcctctccctctctccctccccattccAGGCAAATAAGCTTACTGGCCTTACTCAAACACACTAGCTCTCCTCTTCCTGGGGAACACCTGGACTGTTTCCCTTAGCTTCGGAGtccctgtacttttttttttttttttttttttctgagacagggtctcactctgtggtccaggcatgatcatagctcactgcagccttgaactcccaggcccaagcgatcctcccacctcaccctcccaagtagctgagacacgccaccacgcccggctaatttttaaattttttgtacagatggccatcttgctgtgtcgcccagattggtctttaactcctgggctcaagcgattcacccacctcagcttcccaaagttctggaattacaggagtgagccaccacaccccacccagAGTCCCTCCTTGAACGCCTCCCAGCTCTTCCTGGCATTTAGCACAACTTACAAGTATTTTATTTCcatgtcattcttttattttacttgactTTTCAATTGTCTCGTTTCCGACAGGGATGGGCCCAAGTCTTCGCCATGAGCTCTGGGGCCTGGCAgacagtaggtgctcaagaaatgcaTGACTACATGAATGAACAAAGGAGGGAATGAGCTAGTGGGTCCAGCTGAATCATGCCCAGCCTTGCCCTGACTGACTCCCCTCACCCCCTCTTCCCGAGAGGAAAAGGACCCACAGCAGGGGAGATCTCCCCCCACCCCTGCAACCTCACTATTGctagatctgggttcaaatcacaGCTGTGAgccgggtgcactggctcatgcctgtaattccagcactttggggaggtcgaggcaggtggatcgcttgaggtcaggagtttgagaccagcctagccaacatggtgaaaccctgtctctactaaaaatacaaaaaactagccaggcgtggtggcctgcgcctgtagtctcagctactcaggaggcagaggcacgagaattgtttgaaccgggtagaggctgcagtgagccaagatcgtgccactccagcctgggcaacaaagagagaccctgtttaaaaaaaaaaaatcacagctgtgtcttttttgtttgtttcttgagacggagtttcgctcttgttgcccagggtggagtgcagtggcgcgatctcggctcactgcaacctccacctccccggttcaagcgattcttctgccttagcctctgagtagctgagattacaggcgcctgccccgtgcccagctatttttttttttttttttgtatttctaggagagacaaggtttcactatgttggccaggctggtctggaactcctgccctcagatgatctacccgccttggattacaagcgttagccaccacgcccggactttttctttttctttagagacagggtgtggggcacagtggctcacgcctgtaatcccaatattttgagaggccgaggcgggtggatcaggaggtcaggagttcaagaccagtctggccaagatggtgaaaccccttctctactaaaaatacaaaaatcagccgggtgtttgggcacgtgcctgtagtcccagctacttgggaggctaaggcaagagaatcgcttgaacccgggaggaggaggttgcagtgagccaagattgtgccactgtactccagcctgggcgacagagcgagactgtctcaaaaaaaataaataaataaataaataaaataaaagaaataaaaaaataaaaaaaacaagagatgAGGTATCagctgtgatgcccaggctgaactcctgaactcaagtgatctgcccgcctcggactcgcaaagtgttggggttacaggcgtgagccaccgtgcccggcccttggCTGTGTCTTTTGGCAAGTGACATCcatgtgggcctcagtttccttatctataaactCCTACTTTACGTGGAGACAGGCGACCCTCATCCCGCCCCTGGCTGTTCCATCCTTAAAAGATGTGGACGGGGAGGCGCTGGGGTCCACTTGCTTCCCCACCCATCATCACAGCACCATCACGACCCAGGAACAACAGAGCTCCTTCGAGCTGGCCCATACTGGGGAGCCCAAAAGGTCCGGGTCCGAATCCTCCCGACTCCCTTTTTGGTCTTGGAGCAATAACCTCAACATGCCTGACTAAAATAGGGTACCGCGCCCGCCTTCCCCGGACGGAGCGATCCCTTCTCCACTGGTCCGCAAATGGGGCCACCGTTAGAGCCAGGTGCGAGGAACAGAGAGTTTATTGCAGGTTCCAACCAGGAACCTGGCACCCATGGTTTGTTGGGAAGGTACACACTCCGCGCAGAGAGAGTGTGAGCTTGTTCCGCGCAGGCGCAATGCTTCCGTCCCCTCTGGTCTCGCCCCTCTCGAGGCCGGGTCTGGGAAATCACGGATGCGCATGCGCCTCCAGCTCTCGGGCTCGCGGAGGACGTGGATTCCGAACAGGGGCAACAGGGGCAACCGCGGACTTCCCGGTGGGAAGCGGCAGGGAGAAAGCGCATGCGCAATAGCACGAGGCAGCTTCGCATGTTTCCGCGAAGCTCGCCTCTTGCGCGCGCGCCGCGCTGGCCCAGTGCCCTTGGCTGCAGGAATGGCTGGAACCCCGGGTTCTAGCCAGAGTCCCCAGTGCGCAGCCAGCAGTTGCGCGCTACCTGGCCCGCCGAGGGCCTGACGGAGGGGCTGAACTGCAGCAGCTCGGCGATCAGGGCCTTGCAGCGCTCGGAGAGCTCGAGGCCTTCGGGGTAGAGCACGCCGCGCTTCTGGCGCCGGGGCAGGCCGGCAATGTCCGAGTCGTCGAAGGGCATGCACCCGGTGACCATGACGTAGAGCACGACGCCCATGCTCCACACATCATACTTCTTGGGGTCGTAGGGGATGCCCAGGAGCACCTCGGGTGACGCGTAGGCGGCTGAGCCGCAGTAGGTGGTGCTCAGGTCTGGGTAGCCATGGGCCTGGCGGCCGAACCCGAAGTCGGTGAGCTTGACGCGGCGCTCGTCGGGGCTCAGCAGCACGTTTTCGCACTTGAGGTCGCGGTGCACCAGGTGGTGATCGTGCAGGTAGCGCACGGCGCCGGCGATCTGCGCGAAGAGGTCGCGCGCCTGCACTCCGGGGATGCGCCCGTTGCGCTGCACGGCTTGCAGCAGGTCGGTGGCGGCCGCTTCCATCACGATGTACAGTTTCCCGTTGCACACCTCGATGAACTCGAAGACGTGCACGATGTGCGGGTGTCGCACGCCCCGCAGGATGGACAGCTCTCGCGGCAGGAACTTGTTGACGAAGTCCGGGGGCGCTCGCCGCCGGTCCACCACCTTGATGGCCACGGTACCCTTGTACTTCTTGGATGTGGCCACCTTCACCTTGGAGTAGCTGCCCTCTCCAATTGTGCGGCCCAGCTTATAACCGAGTTCGCTCAGAAGTTTGTCTCCCGACATGGTGGCGCCTGGGGCGCACGGGGAGCAGGAGGCGGCTGCTGTTGGGGGGCGGCCGGACTCCAATCTCGGGTCTAAGCCATGGCGCTTGGCACCTACACCCCCGCACCCCCATGTGCCCACTGCCAGGCATTGGCCGCTGTTGTGCCTTTTACTGCCCCGTAACAATTTTTGCCTTGTGAAGTGACCGCGGGCGTCACTCCGCCTTAGGGTGGGGGTCCAGGACCCCGCCCCGGGGCCACCCTAGCCTCCCTGCTTTGTGACTCATAATCACCTTGAATGGTCAGTTTCCGAAGAGAGGCCACTAGCAAGGGATACCCACCACCACCAGGGAGCAGCATCCGTTCCGGGGATTGGGGTGAGTCCGAATTCGAGCAGCAGCTGCTCCCCAACATCATGTACCCAGCCTGTGACTACGTGGAGCCTTGGGCTTCCCGTAGAGTCCCTAGACGGGGCGAAAAAGGGAAAAGGGGCCTTAACTGGGGCACCTGGCTCCCTCGGGCGCTCGGAGTTTCTGACTGGCCTGCGCAGCACCCCAGAGGCAAGGTGAACGCGAGGGCCTTTAATGCAAGAACCAAGGCAATTCACACCCTGTCTGGGAGAAAGAGGGAATAAAGACTCCTCAGCTGCAGCCCGGCAGCGTATTCCGACCCAGGGTCCCGGAGCTTTCCTGCGCGGTCGGGTAGTTACACTAGTGGCCGAGACTTCTCAGGGCTGCGGCAGGCCGTCTCGAGTGCTTCCGCCAGGCCGTCTCGAGTGCTTCCGCCACACTCATCATGGCGGTGGCAGTATGTCACTTCCGCCCGGGACCGGAAGTGTGGAATACTGCGAGCATGGAGGTGTCGAAGGTGAGGCAGGACATGCCCCCACCGGGGGGCTATGGGCCCATCGACTACAAACGAAACTTGCCGCGTCGAGGACTGTCGGGTCAGTATCACTCTGCGCCGGGGTTTCAGAGTGGGCACTCGGGGGTCGGGGGTGAGTTTCCGGGCACACAAGCGGGCCTGTTTCCCTGGCTGTGTGACCGGAGGCTGAGCTCGGGAATCCACCATAGCTTCTGTAATAACACCAAGTGCTGCAGTTTGTTGAGCGCTTTCCCAGCTCCGCTTCCTTCTCGTAACAGCCCAGGAAATCGGTCCCTCTAATTATTTACATTTCACAGTGGGTTAAACTGAGGCATAGTCTGCGCTGTGGCCCTCAGCCACCCTTGGATTtctcagatggggaaactgaggcccaaaagAGGCCACGGCTCCCCAAGGCAAGGCTGAGGCCGCAACCTGGAACTTGGAGGGAATTTACAAGATGTTCTATAAAGTGGTTCCCTGCAGGCAGCCCCCGCCTCCATGGTGTCCCAGGAATCCGTATTCTtaaagttttcaaattattttcattattattattattattattattattattattattaatattattattattatttttttttgagacggagtcttgctctgccacccaggctggagtgcagtggccggatctcagctcactacaagctccgcctcccgggtttacgcccttctcctgcctcagcctcccgagtagctgggactacaggcgcccgcctcatcacccgggtagttttttgtatttttaagtagagacagggtttcaccgtattagccaggatggtctcgatctcctgacctcgtgatccgcccgtcttggcctcccaaagtgctgggattacaggcttgagccaccgcgcccggcccatgtatttttgtttgagacggacttttggtcttgttgcccaggctggagtgcaatggcgccatctcggctcaccgcaacctccgcctcctgggttcaagcgattctcttgcctcagcctcccgagtagctgggattacaggcatgtgccaccacgcctggctaattttgtatttttagtagagacggggtttctccacgttggtcagggtggtctcgaactcccaacctcagatgatcggcccacctcggcctcccaaagtgctaggattacaggcgtgagccaccatgcccgtcgtaaagttttcaaatgttttaagtAACATGTTAAATTTTGTTATGGGGCtcaacacagaaaaatgaaaaagacttaaAAGGCGCCCATACTCAGTCCCCAGGGTTAACGGACAAATACAAACTTTTAAACGTAATTTAAGGGTGAATacatacatttcctttttttttttttttttttttttaagacagggtatggttctgttgcccaggctagagtgatttcttggcaacctctgcctcctgggctcaagccatcctcccacctcagcctcccaagcagctgggattataaacCTGCGCCcagctttctgtattttctgtagagatggggtcttgccatcttgcccaggctggtcttgaactcctgggctcaagtgatccacccacctcagctttccaaagttatgggactataggcatgagccaccgggctcAGCAGAATGCATGTCTCTTAACAAATTaaactttacatttaaattacATGTTATGCACATTATGCCTCAATATtaacacatacaaaaaatgaacatagtaattaaaaatgtaataattcagATAGTAGAAA
This Rhinopithecus roxellana isolate Shanxi Qingling chromosome 8, ASM756505v1, whole genome shotgun sequence DNA region includes the following protein-coding sequences:
- the TSSK6 gene encoding testis-specific serine/threonine-protein kinase 6, producing the protein MSGDKLLSELGYKLGRTIGEGSYSKVKVATSKKYKGTVAIKVVDRRRAPPDFVNKFLPRELSILRGVRHPHIVHVFEFIEVCNGKLYIVMEAAATDLLQAVQRNGRIPGVQARDLFAQIAGAVRYLHDHHLVHRDLKCENVLLSPDERRVKLTDFGFGRQAHGYPDLSTTYCGSAAYASPEVLLGIPYDPKKYDVWSMGVVLYVMVTGCMPFDDSDIAGLPRRQKRGVLYPEGLELSERCKALIAELLQFSPSVRPSAGQVARNCWLRTGDSG